From one Pirellulales bacterium genomic stretch:
- a CDS encoding sigma-54 dependent transcriptional regulator, translating into MRLLVVDDESTICWGLSRLAKEMGHEVVTASSAEAGLEAAARQPPDLVILDVRLPGMDGLTAIEHFRPLIGTAPIVVITAYGDLATAVETVRRGAFEYLVKPFDLSLGQHVIERAMRWRTESAQPAQSPDAAGAGPHVAGLVGRSAAMQEVFKRIALVAGSEACVHLSGESGTGKELIARAVHQFSRRHAGPFVAVNVAALSPALVESELFGHVRGAFTGADQPHRGLLEQSHGGTIFLDEVAEIPATLQVKLLRAVEHGDVLPVGAGRPIEIDLRVVSATHRNLQDRVAGGSFRHDLYFRLSTFQIDVPPLRARRDDIRPLAEYFLAAFAEKSGAPPARLSAEALAELERRPWYGNVRELRNAIEHALVLTRAGTIGVEHLPPPAAAPPGSPTPLVESAGSSSDEAAIAALVRRWAEARLKNGGAANGAEVEGLYEQLLGLVEPPLLKAVLAQHHGQRAAAAKTLGLHRMTLRKKLTQFGIDDL; encoded by the coding sequence ATGCGATTGCTTGTTGTCGATGATGAATCCACGATCTGCTGGGGGCTTTCGCGCCTCGCGAAGGAGATGGGCCACGAAGTGGTTACGGCCTCCTCCGCCGAGGCCGGGCTCGAAGCCGCCGCCCGGCAGCCGCCCGATCTCGTGATTCTCGACGTGCGCCTGCCCGGCATGGATGGTCTCACGGCCATCGAGCATTTTCGGCCGCTCATCGGCACGGCCCCGATCGTGGTCATCACGGCCTACGGCGATCTGGCGACGGCGGTGGAAACGGTGCGCCGTGGGGCGTTCGAGTATTTGGTAAAACCATTCGATCTTTCGCTCGGGCAGCATGTCATCGAGCGGGCCATGCGATGGCGGACCGAATCGGCGCAACCGGCGCAATCGCCCGATGCGGCCGGGGCCGGCCCGCATGTGGCAGGGCTGGTCGGCCGTTCGGCCGCGATGCAAGAGGTGTTCAAGCGGATCGCGCTCGTGGCAGGGTCGGAGGCCTGCGTCCATTTGTCGGGCGAAAGCGGCACGGGCAAGGAATTGATCGCCCGCGCCGTACATCAATTCAGCCGCCGCCATGCGGGGCCGTTCGTGGCCGTGAACGTCGCGGCGCTCAGCCCGGCACTGGTGGAAAGCGAGCTATTCGGCCATGTTCGCGGGGCATTCACCGGAGCCGACCAACCGCATCGCGGGCTATTGGAGCAATCGCACGGCGGCACGATTTTTCTTGACGAAGTGGCCGAGATTCCAGCCACGTTGCAAGTGAAACTTCTGCGGGCGGTCGAGCATGGCGACGTGTTGCCGGTCGGTGCCGGCCGGCCGATCGAAATCGATTTGCGGGTCGTTTCGGCGACGCATCGCAATTTGCAAGACCGTGTGGCCGGCGGTTCATTTCGCCACGATTTATACTTCCGCCTGAGCACGTTTCAGATCGACGTGCCGCCGCTCCGCGCCCGCCGCGACGACATCCGCCCGCTGGCAGAGTATTTCTTGGCCGCCTTCGCCGAGAAGAGCGGCGCGCCTCCGGCAAGGCTTTCCGCCGAAGCGCTTGCGGAACTCGAACGCCGGCCTTGGTATGGCAACGTGCGAGAATTGCGAAACGCGATCGAACATGCATTGGTTCTGACTCGGGCGGGCACGATCGGCGTCGAACATCTGCCGCCGCCCGCCGCCGCTCCGCCCGGCTCGCCCACCCCGCTGGTCGAAAGCGCTGGTTCATCGAGCGACGAAGCGGCGATCGCCGCGCTGGTGCGCCGTTGGGCGGAAGCGCGATTGAAAAACGGCGGCGCTGCCAATGGCGCCGAAGTCGAGGGCCTGTACGAGCAACTTTTGGGCTTGGTCGAGCCGCCGCTCTTGAAAGCCGTCTTGGCCCAGCATCACGGCCAGCGCGCCGCTGCCGCCAAAACCCTCGGCCTGCACCGCATGACCCTGCGCAAAAAACTGACCCAATTCGGCATCGACGACCTTTGA